In the Leptospiraceae bacterium genome, one interval contains:
- a CDS encoding S8 family peptidase gives MPGIYEHIKFQRETSFTERRPKKGFGGISFQGNPKDHAQKLQNNINELKENVQDEISGYDERFLLKLNVADNFSPDAFESIEGVQVVSQENKEVVILFSTENALSEFERRLSTYASNGNVTRKEIIEATRSFELWSAEDRIGDVLKREGLPLIETFILDIELWNLESNQERNKMLDAFESFLKQDEIIILDKVNNSYITILRVKCTKLNYQRLLKHRDIRTIDLPPKFTLDSSLLQTDVSYLPNPIPPNKEALRVAILDSGLNANHPLLKGGMIGEARSYIDTNDVSDHTKHGTAVSGIALYGEIEESIRSKSFIANFYLLSGKILDENNEYDEKFIENQIDKAVREFHTEYGCKIFNLSIGDQRRPYAGGKVSSLTLTLDNLSHELGILFVISAGNLSNQEIKDKIEKGQSYPKYLLEDSNILEPANSINSLTVGSIAKYDKSRTAANNQNDPAYQLMAPRDSISPFRIWDRRKY, from the coding sequence ATGCCCGGAATTTACGAACATATAAAGTTCCAAAGAGAAACCAGCTTTACCGAGCGAAGACCTAAGAAAGGATTTGGTGGTATTTCATTTCAAGGAAATCCTAAAGATCATGCTCAGAAACTACAAAATAATATTAATGAATTAAAAGAGAATGTGCAGGATGAAATTTCAGGTTACGATGAAAGATTTTTGCTGAAACTAAATGTGGCTGATAATTTTTCGCCAGACGCTTTTGAGTCAATTGAAGGAGTTCAGGTTGTAAGTCAGGAAAATAAAGAAGTAGTAATTTTATTTTCCACCGAAAACGCATTATCTGAATTTGAAAGAAGATTATCAACGTATGCCTCCAATGGAAACGTTACTCGAAAAGAAATTATTGAAGCTACTAGATCGTTTGAACTTTGGTCTGCGGAAGATAGAATTGGTGATGTATTAAAAAGAGAAGGACTACCATTAATTGAAACTTTTATTTTAGATATAGAACTTTGGAATCTTGAAAGCAATCAGGAAAGAAATAAAATGTTAGATGCATTTGAGTCTTTCTTGAAGCAAGATGAGATAATAATTTTGGATAAGGTGAATAATTCATATATCACAATTTTGAGAGTCAAGTGTACGAAACTTAATTATCAAAGACTCCTAAAGCACAGAGACATTCGAACAATTGATTTACCGCCGAAGTTCACTTTAGATTCCTCCTTGCTTCAAACAGATGTTTCGTATTTGCCAAATCCTATTCCACCCAATAAAGAGGCTCTACGGGTTGCAATCTTAGACAGTGGATTAAATGCAAACCATCCTTTACTCAAAGGTGGAATGATTGGAGAAGCCCGCTCCTATATTGACACAAATGATGTTTCTGATCACACAAAACATGGAACAGCCGTTTCAGGAATTGCTCTGTATGGTGAAATTGAAGAATCAATTCGCAGTAAAAGTTTTATAGCAAATTTTTATTTACTCTCTGGAAAAATTTTAGACGAAAACAATGAGTATGATGAGAAATTTATAGAAAATCAAATCGATAAAGCAGTCAGAGAATTTCATACTGAATACGGATGTAAAATTTTTAATTTATCAATTGGGGACCAAAGGCGACCCTATGCAGGAGGAAAAGTAAGTTCTCTAACACTAACTCTTGACAATCTTTCGCATGAACTTGGAATATTGTTTGTCATTTCGGCAGGAAATTTATCCAATCAAGAAATTAAAGATAAAATAGAAAAAGGACAATCCTATCCTAAATATTTATTAGAAGATTCTAATATACTTGAACCTGCAAATTCTATAAATTCTCTAACGGTTGGTAGTATTGCAAAATATGATAAAAGTCGAACAGCAGCGAATAATCAGAATGATCCTGCTTATCAACTTATGGCTCCAAGAGATTCTATTTCTCCATTTAGGATTTGGGATAGGAGGAAGTATTAA
- a CDS encoding S8 family serine peptidase, with the protein MILLINLWLQEILFLHLGFGIGGSIKPDLVAYGGNLSIDHRSRSLNKNGLGVISLHSKFLEGNLFTEDIGTSYSAPYITHLAGRVSSYSKDFSSTLIKALLVASAETNSVKIDESIQKEDSFKLRGYGKVDEEFLFRSSEEVVILYATDFIQNDKNHFYEIPIPEDFFLGNKRKREVTVTLSYHSSARNTRVNYRASRISFRLLRKNSMEEVVKMFNKATSKEDYENIPEYNQNRTISSKLRDKGTVQSSTWELKQPRNSNYYLVVTRNDFSWGEKISKTEEEYSLAIVIKDKEAKEAKLYSQIKEKIVIREKIKL; encoded by the coding sequence ATGATCCTGCTTATCAACTTATGGCTCCAAGAGATTCTATTTCTCCATTTAGGATTTGGGATAGGAGGAAGTATTAAACCTGATCTAGTAGCTTATGGTGGTAATTTAAGCATAGATCATAGAAGTAGAAGCCTAAATAAAAATGGTCTTGGGGTTATTAGTTTGCATTCAAAATTTCTCGAAGGAAACTTATTTACAGAAGATATTGGAACTAGCTACTCCGCACCTTATATTACGCATCTTGCAGGTAGAGTCTCTTCTTATTCAAAAGATTTTTCTTCGACATTAATTAAAGCTCTTTTGGTTGCAAGTGCTGAAACCAATTCAGTAAAGATAGATGAATCAATTCAAAAAGAGGATTCATTTAAGCTAAGAGGCTACGGGAAGGTGGACGAAGAATTTTTATTTAGATCGAGTGAAGAGGTAGTAATACTATATGCGACAGATTTTATACAAAATGATAAAAACCATTTCTATGAAATTCCTATTCCAGAAGATTTCTTTTTGGGAAATAAACGCAAAAGAGAAGTTACAGTAACGCTTTCTTATCATTCTTCTGCACGAAACACAAGAGTAAATTATAGGGCAAGTAGAATTTCATTTAGACTTCTAAGAAAAAACTCTATGGAAGAAGTAGTAAAAATGTTTAATAAAGCTACCAGTAAAGAAGATTATGAAAATATTCCAGAATACAATCAAAATAGAACAATCTCCTCAAAACTTAGAGACAAAGGAACAGTGCAATCTTCAACGTGGGAACTCAAACAACCAAGAAATTCCAATTACTATTTAGTCGTAACTCGTAATGATTTTTCGTGGGGTGAAAAAATTTCTAAAACAGAAGAAGAATACTCTTTGGCTATTGTTATCAAAGATAAAGAAGCAAAGGAAGCCAAATTATACTCTCAAATTAAAGAGAAAATTGTAATTAGAGAAAAAATCAAATTATAG
- a CDS encoding type II toxin-antitoxin system RelE/ParE family toxin, whose protein sequence is MAEKYKLEPSAKKDIKESVIYYEERKEGLGGEFIDEVNLKIQEIAEKPEKYPLFHKEARKASLKRFPFNSIYAIKDAFISIIGVWHKSRDPNQLEKESMMNKYCK, encoded by the coding sequence TTGGCAGAAAAATACAAACTCGAACCATCAGCTAAAAAAGATATTAAAGAATCAGTAATTTACTACGAGGAAAGAAAAGAAGGATTAGGTGGAGAATTTATTGATGAAGTAAATTTAAAAATACAAGAGATTGCAGAAAAACCGGAGAAGTATCCTCTTTTTCATAAAGAAGCAAGAAAAGCATCTTTGAAAAGATTTCCTTTTAATAGTATTTATGCAATCAAAGACGCTTTTATTTCTATAATAGGTGTATGGCATAAGAGTAGAGACCCAAATCAATTAGAAAAAGAATCGATGATGAATAAGTATTGCAAATAG
- a CDS encoding response regulator transcription factor has product MNSEIPKNISIGIIEDDWNFRKHIFTELIKLPFDPKVLQFSSSDEFFTYPEIQKFTLIFLDIGLPDSDGISIIPKILKMNPRCKILVITIMQDEEKIFTALKAGACGYILKTDIYHLGETIELVYKSGGVMTPTIAYKVMQFFQNRPVDAKIKTLTNRENDILNHVIDGMSTREISAFFQTSEGTVRNQLKSIYKKLHVNSKVELILQHKKLQKSNVDV; this is encoded by the coding sequence ATGAATTCAGAAATTCCAAAAAATATTTCTATAGGTATTATTGAAGATGATTGGAATTTCCGAAAGCATATTTTTACCGAATTGATAAAACTTCCATTTGATCCAAAAGTATTACAATTTTCTTCTTCAGATGAATTTTTCACATACCCGGAAATTCAAAAATTTACTCTGATTTTTTTAGACATTGGACTTCCTGATAGTGATGGAATTTCCATAATACCCAAGATATTAAAAATGAATCCAAGATGCAAGATTCTTGTAATTACAATCATGCAGGATGAGGAAAAAATTTTTACGGCTTTAAAGGCTGGAGCGTGCGGATATATTTTAAAAACCGATATTTATCACCTAGGAGAAACGATAGAGCTAGTTTATAAGAGCGGGGGAGTGATGACACCTACAATTGCCTATAAAGTTATGCAATTTTTCCAGAATCGTCCTGTGGATGCCAAGATCAAAACGCTCACAAATCGAGAAAATGATATTTTAAATCATGTAATAGACGGGATGAGTACACGAGAAATATCCGCATTTTTTCAAACCTCCGAAGGTACGGTGCGAAATCAGCTAAAAAGCATATACAAAAAACTGCACGTAAACTCTAAAGTTGAATTGATTTTACAACACAAAAAATTACAAAAATCAAATGTTGATGTTTAG
- a CDS encoding acyl-CoA/acyl-ACP dehydrogenase, with amino-acid sequence MSTNTPKFDKNSAVKALEVSGNTISEVTKSLAALCKEKDSISVSKMDENQLVGYGISWLTAEQKIAENFIKYAWDDSIGTSDLEKCMAVTFAAETISHIRNELISRPTEFAISSEKILHDLFSKEITSFIEESSKISNYSHIISQVIEKGHAGVYGLSEDHDVFRDTFRKFAEDIVKPHAEHVHRTDDIIPQEIIDGLNEMGCFGLCIPEKFGGIQPDSKPDNLSMLVVTEELSRGSLGIAGSLITRPEIVSKALLKGGTEEQKQKWLPKLASGEVMCGVAVTEPNYGSDVAGMSVTAAKCEGGWKINGVKTWCTFAGYANLLLVLCRTETDPSLKHKGLSILLAEKPRFTGHSFDHTQEKGGRIEGKAIGTIGYRGMHSFEVSFQDYFVPEENLVGGESGRGKGFYLQMEGFAGGRIQTAARANGVMQASFEAALRYAQERQVFKKPIYEYNLTQYKLARMAMIIQASRQFTYTVGKMLDEHKGQMEATLIKFYASKISEWVCREAMQIHGGMGYAEEYAVSRYYVDSRVFSIFEGAEEVMALRVIAKGLLEEKV; translated from the coding sequence ATGAGCACGAATACACCAAAATTCGATAAAAATTCAGCAGTGAAAGCATTAGAAGTTTCAGGCAATACTATTTCTGAAGTTACAAAAAGTTTAGCTGCACTGTGCAAAGAAAAAGATTCAATTTCTGTTTCAAAAATGGATGAAAACCAGCTTGTAGGTTACGGAATCTCCTGGCTAACCGCAGAACAAAAAATTGCAGAAAATTTTATAAAATACGCTTGGGATGATTCTATTGGCACAAGTGATCTCGAAAAGTGTATGGCCGTAACTTTTGCTGCAGAAACAATTAGTCATATCAGAAACGAGCTTATTTCCAGACCTACCGAATTTGCAATCTCCTCCGAAAAAATTTTACATGATTTATTTTCAAAAGAAATTACAAGCTTCATTGAAGAATCTTCTAAAATTTCAAATTATTCACATATTATTTCTCAAGTAATCGAGAAAGGGCATGCGGGTGTTTACGGGCTAAGCGAGGATCACGATGTTTTTAGAGATACTTTCCGTAAATTTGCAGAGGATATTGTAAAGCCTCACGCAGAGCACGTTCATAGAACTGACGATATCATCCCTCAAGAAATTATTGACGGCTTGAACGAAATGGGTTGCTTCGGACTTTGTATTCCTGAAAAATTCGGTGGAATTCAACCGGACTCAAAACCTGACAATTTAAGTATGCTTGTAGTTACTGAAGAGCTTTCTCGTGGAAGTCTTGGAATTGCAGGTAGCTTGATTACAAGACCTGAAATAGTCTCCAAAGCTTTATTAAAAGGTGGAACAGAAGAGCAAAAACAAAAATGGCTTCCAAAACTTGCTTCAGGAGAAGTAATGTGCGGGGTAGCAGTAACCGAGCCAAATTATGGATCTGATGTTGCAGGGATGAGTGTGACTGCAGCTAAATGCGAAGGTGGATGGAAAATAAATGGAGTAAAAACTTGGTGTACTTTTGCAGGCTACGCAAATTTACTGCTTGTTCTTTGCAGAACAGAAACCGATCCTTCTCTAAAACATAAAGGTTTATCTATCCTTCTTGCCGAAAAACCTAGATTTACAGGTCATAGTTTTGACCATACTCAAGAAAAAGGCGGGCGAATTGAAGGGAAAGCGATTGGCACGATTGGTTATAGAGGAATGCACTCTTTTGAAGTTTCATTCCAAGATTATTTTGTACCAGAGGAAAACTTAGTAGGTGGTGAGTCCGGAAGAGGAAAAGGGTTCTATTTGCAAATGGAAGGGTTTGCAGGCGGAAGAATTCAAACAGCCGCAAGAGCCAATGGAGTTATGCAAGCCTCTTTTGAAGCAGCTCTACGCTACGCACAAGAGCGCCAAGTTTTCAAAAAACCAATCTACGAATACAATTTAACCCAGTACAAACTTGCAAGGATGGCAATGATTATTCAGGCATCTCGCCAATTTACTTACACTGTAGGAAAAATGTTAGATGAGCACAAAGGACAAATGGAAGCTACACTGATTAAATTTTACGCTTCAAAAATCTCTGAGTGGGTGTGCAGGGAAGCTATGCAAATACACGGTGGTATGGGCTATGCAGAAGAGTATGCAGTCTCCAGATACTATGTTGACTCAAGAGTATTTTCAATTTTCGAAGGCGCTGAAGAAGTAATGGCGCTTAGAGTGATAGCAAAAGGTCTTCTCGAAGAGAAAGTCTAA
- a CDS encoding ATP-binding protein gives MFLPPDMVSVREFRQEFRSSLENNGFCKDDILQVELAADEALTNAVTANVACNCEETIICRWMIDNFKLTLYIVDYGKGFRFNPEMKSNTCVDMPSSLKSYIDAIFHHQSEKAGHLPFAGVKQLHKNMGKGLHIVHTFMDTVKIMYHSEGVVSDTLEGSEIMGSIVQLNFAAKKNCS, from the coding sequence ATGTTTTTACCTCCTGATATGGTTTCTGTGCGAGAATTTCGACAGGAATTTAGATCGTCTTTAGAGAATAATGGATTTTGCAAGGACGATATACTCCAAGTTGAGCTTGCGGCAGACGAGGCGCTTACAAATGCAGTGACTGCAAATGTAGCGTGCAATTGCGAAGAGACAATTATTTGCAGATGGATGATTGACAATTTCAAATTGACTTTGTATATTGTGGATTACGGAAAAGGATTTCGATTTAATCCTGAAATGAAAAGCAATACCTGTGTAGATATGCCATCCTCTCTTAAAAGTTATATAGATGCAATTTTTCATCATCAATCAGAGAAGGCGGGGCACTTGCCTTTTGCAGGAGTCAAGCAATTGCACAAAAATATGGGGAAGGGATTGCATATAGTTCATACATTCATGGATACTGTTAAAATAATGTATCATTCGGAGGGCGTTGTTTCAGATACATTGGAAGGCTCAGAAATTATGGGATCAATTGTACAGCTCAATTTTGCTGCGAAAAAAAATTGCAGCTAA
- a CDS encoding glycosyltransferase family 4 protein → MILHINTAKTWRGGEQQLFYLASGLHKKKIPQIIVGQPESELEKKCIEKGLLFLPVKIRFELDIFAAKKIGEIVKQKKVHLIHTHTAKAHTIGLLVKRNFPELKLVVSRRVDFHIGHNWFSKKKYLSDLNDLFVCVSKKIKEVLLQDGLSNEKVVTIHSGVDLSRFKKRNNPKELKKEFHLNKDTVTIGNIAALVDHKDQATLLKAISKIQTDVPFQFFIVGEGELMQGLIKLTKNLQIEKKVIFTGFRTEVLEFLSLFDIFTLTSKEEGLGTSILDAMASSLPVVATLGGGIGEMLIPERGALVATVGDFQTLAKHYKALIEDKEKRKKFGQFNKKYVKKFSIEETIKKTIQVYYSLISKNLYEK, encoded by the coding sequence TTGATACTGCATATTAATACAGCAAAGACTTGGAGAGGTGGAGAGCAGCAACTTTTCTACCTTGCCTCAGGACTTCACAAAAAAAAAATTCCACAAATAATTGTAGGACAACCCGAAAGTGAGCTTGAAAAAAAATGTATAGAGAAGGGACTGCTATTCCTTCCTGTAAAAATTCGTTTTGAATTAGATATTTTTGCTGCTAAAAAAATCGGAGAAATTGTAAAACAAAAAAAAGTCCATCTAATCCACACTCATACCGCAAAGGCACATACAATCGGACTATTGGTAAAAAGAAATTTTCCTGAACTGAAACTTGTTGTTTCACGAAGAGTTGACTTTCATATAGGACACAATTGGTTTAGCAAAAAAAAATATTTGTCCGATTTGAATGATCTATTCGTGTGTGTTTCCAAAAAAATTAAAGAAGTTTTATTGCAAGACGGTCTTTCCAATGAAAAGGTAGTTACGATTCATAGTGGGGTTGATTTAAGTCGATTTAAGAAAAGGAACAATCCTAAAGAATTAAAAAAAGAATTTCACTTGAATAAGGATACTGTTACAATCGGAAATATTGCGGCTCTCGTTGACCACAAAGACCAAGCTACTCTATTAAAAGCAATTTCTAAAATCCAAACCGATGTACCTTTTCAATTTTTTATTGTAGGTGAAGGCGAATTAATGCAAGGTCTTATAAAACTCACTAAAAATTTACAAATTGAAAAAAAGGTAATTTTTACAGGATTTAGAACAGAAGTATTGGAATTTCTTAGCTTATTCGATATATTTACTCTAACCTCTAAAGAAGAGGGACTAGGGACTTCTATCTTAGATGCCATGGCTTCCAGTCTTCCCGTAGTTGCTACACTGGGGGGTGGAATCGGAGAAATGTTAATTCCAGAAAGAGGTGCGTTAGTTGCAACTGTAGGAGATTTTCAAACTCTTGCTAAACATTATAAAGCCTTGATCGAAGATAAAGAAAAAAGAAAAAAATTTGGGCAGTTTAATAAAAAGTATGTGAAAAAATTTTCTATTGAAGAAACTATTAAAAAAACGATACAAGTATATTATTCTCTGATTTCAAAAAATTTATATGAAAAATAA
- the polA gene encoding DNA polymerase I, whose translation MKNKLLIIDGHSFVFRAYYAFQATGLKNPITGEPSGAVFGFFRMLFKLIQDYAPTHIAIPFDPGTPLERNKIYENYKATRKPMPEDLKPQVKKVQEICTKIGFPVLRIDGQEADDIIATLCKHFGKPENEVLLFSGDKDMYQLLNQHVKMLRGKKGVSEFLEIDSDWVKNEIGVTPSQITDYIAIVGDSSDNIPGVKGIGEKGASKLIAEFHTLDGIYKNIDEIQNPSLKSKLITDKENAYLSKQLATVNSSLDLNLIIQDLKIPEIYKKEKILIFKHEGLNAIYKDLQKYSNDDFTEETATNETLEKTENQTNSEKGNYVRVRSIDELKEIVQTLSKSKAKLICIDTETTSKEPMRGDLIGISFTDKSKQAWYVPISYNASLFASVSLPKDEVIEILKPILEDEKILKIGQNIKYDAIILKNSGIELKNIYFDTMIASYIINPGIRRHNMDDMASDYLDYATISFEELVGAGKKCQEIYNIDVDKVSEYSCEDSDITFRLYEVLEKKVKEIDATKVFHEIEMPLIQVLLDMEMTGVSIDLDYFHKLSKSFEKKIEKLEKSIHVHAGKNFNIASTKELQEVLFLELKLPTQKKTQTGFSTDHSVLELLLGTHPIIDDLLEHRKYTKLKSTYIDTLPKLIHSTTGRIHTSYNQTVAVTGRLSSTDPNLQNIPIRDEEGRMIRKGFIPRNSDYSLHSLDYSQIELRIMAHFSEDKKMIEAYKKGLDIHKRTASALFGINEKEVTPEMRDHGKIVNFSVIYGVTSFGLSRNLKVSRKEASLFIEKYFEEFPGVKKYMQEICALCEKQGYVETITGRRRYLPDIHSSKKQEVEAAKRIAINSPIQGTSADMIKIAMIRIYDRIQKKKMKSKLIMQVHDELVFEVWNDEKDRLLTLAKHEMENAIQLKVPVIAEGKFGANWDEAH comes from the coding sequence ATGAAAAATAAACTACTCATCATAGACGGGCACTCTTTTGTATTTCGAGCCTACTACGCTTTCCAAGCTACAGGGCTAAAAAATCCTATTACAGGAGAACCGAGTGGAGCAGTGTTTGGATTTTTTAGAATGCTTTTTAAACTGATTCAAGACTATGCACCTACCCATATTGCTATTCCATTCGATCCGGGAACTCCTTTAGAAAGAAATAAAATATACGAAAACTATAAAGCTACTCGCAAACCAATGCCGGAAGATCTAAAACCTCAAGTAAAAAAAGTTCAAGAAATCTGTACTAAAATTGGATTTCCTGTTTTGAGGATAGACGGACAAGAAGCAGACGATATAATAGCTACGCTTTGCAAACACTTTGGTAAACCTGAAAATGAAGTTTTACTTTTTTCGGGTGACAAAGATATGTACCAATTGCTAAACCAACACGTAAAAATGTTAAGAGGAAAAAAGGGAGTTAGCGAGTTTCTAGAAATAGATTCGGATTGGGTAAAAAATGAAATTGGAGTAACACCTTCACAAATCACAGATTATATTGCTATTGTAGGAGACTCTTCGGATAATATTCCTGGAGTGAAGGGAATTGGAGAAAAAGGAGCCTCAAAGTTAATAGCCGAATTTCATACGTTAGACGGAATATATAAAAATATCGACGAAATTCAAAACCCTTCTTTGAAGTCAAAATTAATAACAGATAAAGAAAATGCCTATCTATCAAAGCAACTAGCTACTGTGAATTCTTCCTTAGACTTAAATTTAATAATTCAAGATTTAAAAATACCTGAAATTTATAAAAAAGAAAAAATACTTATTTTTAAACATGAGGGCTTGAATGCGATTTATAAAGATTTGCAAAAGTACTCAAATGATGATTTCACAGAAGAAACTGCAACTAACGAGACCCTTGAAAAAACAGAAAATCAAACGAATTCAGAAAAAGGAAATTATGTAAGAGTTCGCTCAATTGATGAATTAAAAGAGATTGTTCAAACCCTATCTAAATCTAAGGCAAAGCTGATTTGTATAGACACCGAAACTACATCAAAAGAGCCCATGCGAGGAGACTTGATAGGAATCTCTTTTACGGATAAGTCAAAACAAGCATGGTATGTCCCCATTTCGTATAACGCATCTCTTTTTGCATCTGTTAGTTTGCCTAAAGACGAAGTAATTGAAATTCTAAAACCTATTTTAGAAGACGAAAAGATTTTAAAAATTGGCCAAAATATTAAATACGATGCAATTATTTTAAAAAACTCTGGAATCGAATTAAAAAATATTTATTTTGATACCATGATCGCTTCTTATATAATAAACCCCGGAATCAGAAGGCACAATATGGACGATATGGCTTCTGATTATTTAGATTATGCTACTATTAGTTTTGAAGAATTAGTAGGCGCAGGTAAAAAGTGTCAAGAAATTTATAATATAGATGTAGACAAGGTAAGTGAATATTCATGCGAAGATTCAGATATTACTTTTAGATTATATGAAGTATTGGAAAAAAAAGTAAAAGAAATAGATGCAACTAAAGTTTTCCACGAAATAGAAATGCCTCTTATACAAGTATTACTCGATATGGAAATGACCGGGGTTTCTATTGACTTGGATTATTTTCACAAGCTCTCAAAGTCTTTTGAAAAAAAAATAGAAAAGTTGGAAAAATCTATCCACGTTCATGCCGGGAAAAATTTTAATATTGCTTCTACAAAAGAGTTGCAAGAAGTTCTATTTTTAGAACTAAAACTCCCTACTCAAAAAAAAACGCAAACTGGGTTTTCAACAGACCATAGCGTACTTGAACTACTATTGGGCACCCACCCGATTATAGACGATTTGCTCGAACATAGAAAATATACAAAATTAAAATCTACATATATTGATACTTTGCCTAAATTAATTCATTCCACTACCGGTAGAATTCATACGAGCTATAATCAAACTGTTGCGGTAACCGGTCGGCTATCTTCTACAGACCCAAATCTGCAAAATATTCCTATTCGAGACGAGGAAGGCAGAATGATCCGAAAAGGTTTTATTCCTCGAAATTCTGATTACTCTCTTCATAGTTTGGATTATTCTCAAATAGAACTTAGGATTATGGCGCATTTTTCTGAAGATAAAAAAATGATCGAAGCCTATAAAAAAGGTTTAGATATTCACAAAAGAACGGCTAGCGCTCTTTTTGGAATAAATGAAAAAGAGGTCACACCTGAAATGAGGGATCACGGAAAGATAGTAAATTTTTCTGTGATTTATGGAGTTACTTCTTTTGGGCTTAGCAGAAATCTAAAAGTTTCTAGAAAAGAAGCAAGTTTATTTATCGAAAAATATTTTGAAGAGTTTCCCGGAGTAAAAAAATACATGCAAGAAATTTGTGCGTTATGCGAAAAGCAAGGCTATGTTGAAACTATTACCGGTAGGAGAAGATACTTGCCTGATATTCATTCCTCTAAAAAACAAGAAGTGGAAGCCGCAAAAAGAATCGCAATCAATAGCCCTATCCAAGGCACTTCTGCCGACATGATTAAAATTGCAATGATTAGAATTTATGATAGAATACAAAAGAAGAAAATGAAATCAAAACTAATCATGCAAGTTCACGATGAGCTTGTGTTTGAAGTATGGAACGACGAAAAAGACAGACTTTTAACGCTCGCAAAACACGAGATGGAAAATGCAATTCAATTAAAAGTACCGGTTATAGCAGAAGGAAAGTTTGGAGCTAACTGGGACGAAGCACACTAA
- a CDS encoding nuclear transport factor 2 family protein, with the protein MPQNKEIIEKFYTSFQNKDSKTMLECYHEDIEFSDPVFQNLKGIQAKAMWMMLIEKSPELKILFSNIQSDGDFASADWEADYPFGKTKRQIHNKIHAEFQLKDGKIINHKDNFSLWKWAGMALGISGVLLGFTSKIQNKIRSEAMTGLTMYMKRKRLL; encoded by the coding sequence ATGCCACAAAATAAAGAAATTATTGAAAAATTTTATACTTCATTTCAAAACAAGGATTCGAAAACGATGCTTGAATGCTACCATGAAGACATTGAGTTCAGCGATCCGGTTTTTCAAAATTTGAAAGGAATCCAAGCAAAAGCTATGTGGATGATGTTAATAGAAAAATCTCCTGAATTAAAAATACTATTTAGTAATATTCAGTCTGATGGAGATTTTGCGAGCGCAGACTGGGAAGCCGATTACCCTTTTGGGAAAACAAAAAGACAAATACACAATAAAATCCACGCAGAGTTTCAACTAAAAGATGGAAAAATTATTAACCATAAAGACAATTTTAGTTTGTGGAAGTGGGCAGGCATGGCGCTTGGAATTTCCGGGGTTCTTCTTGGGTTTACTTCAAAAATTCAAAATAAAATTCGCAGTGAAGCAATGACCGGTCTTACAATGTATATGAAAAGAAAGAGATTATTGTAA
- a CDS encoding DUF1564 family protein — MNPEKFERTQSSLLIPEKFMDEFNCRTENISREDYLHDLLERYRNVLLWKTFEKLDCVKTCYQEEGQNLQKKNFRPENADWIELGEFAQWLGISRTALFTLLLLLDIAGWDIIIPAKFYDFGVPPKVSSIAVGVYLSKRKTIRYNRLIRHKIRKNSTKDKKN, encoded by the coding sequence ATGAACCCGGAAAAATTTGAGCGAACTCAATCAAGTTTACTCATTCCAGAAAAATTTATGGATGAGTTTAATTGTAGGACAGAAAATATTTCGAGAGAGGATTACTTGCATGATTTGTTAGAGAGGTACAGGAATGTTTTGCTGTGGAAGACTTTTGAGAAGTTGGATTGTGTGAAAACTTGTTACCAAGAAGAAGGGCAGAATCTTCAGAAGAAGAATTTTCGTCCGGAGAATGCAGATTGGATTGAGCTTGGCGAATTTGCTCAATGGCTTGGTATTTCCCGAACGGCTCTTTTTACTCTTCTTTTGTTACTTGACATTGCCGGATGGGACATAATCATCCCTGCCAAGTTCTATGACTTTGGAGTTCCACCCAAGGTCAGTTCTATTGCGGTAGGAGTTTACCTCTCCAAGAGAAAAACTATACGATACAATAGGCTGATACGACATAAAATTCGTAAAAACTCTACAAAAGACAAAAAAAACTAA